One window of Magallana gigas chromosome 2, xbMagGiga1.1, whole genome shotgun sequence genomic DNA carries:
- the LOC105334851 gene encoding uncharacterized protein has protein sequence MCKRNPENAKVSSECCYGHIFNGSNCIVCADGFTGQNCRDTCDDTFYGRLCSFRCNCTKENCHHIYGCETDESRRFSISTNTVELSKLPEATTQYTDDFQSLYINSRPDSPLTKMQSTVTKYFQQGIAVDSANDTSVKTSTITQFTTSDNFSGNNNLIIVIGGLIAFFLCVLSIQACIKLRICQKRKTGRVTKQQQPFIYEETYEEINEVQEATFTNYNDKANSSQQTGKYNELENVKRDSIMSYKNIDNKSKRQYIDGGMIEKCDELGSSLLSYDSNESCNAYLKPMNNTVEKHTNFKVIDTNEKPENLNEDCLVKTTEDVKLCPHNIEALHDINIDENGQSSRDLSDNTYLDVINEKNVEHNYSGENLKVHDEMSDNTYLDVIDESSDKDALERKKK, from the exons atgtgcaaaCGAAATCCTGAAAATGCAAA agttTCTAGTGAGTGTTGCTATGGTCACATATTCAATGGATCAAATTGTATAG TTTGTGCAGATGGCTTCACAGGACAAAACTGCAGAGATACATGTGATGACACATTTTATGGCAGGTTATGCAGTTTTAGATGCAACTGTACCAAAGAGAATTGCCATCACATATATGGATGcgaaacag atgaaagtCGAAGGTTCAGTATCTCAACAAATACGGTTGAGCTTTCTAAACTCCCTGAGGCAACAACTCAATATACAGATGATTTTCAATCCTTATATATAAACTCTAGACCAGACTCACCACTGACAAAAATGCAATCTACTGTCACGAAATATTTTCAACAAGGAATCGCTGTAGATAGCGCCAATGATACAAGTGTCAAAACTTCCACTATTACACAATTTACTACATCAGATAATTTTTCGGGGAACAACAATTTAATTATAGTTATTGGTGGTCTGATAGCATTTTTTCTTTGCGTGCTCAGCATACAGGCTTGTATAAAACTGCGTATATGTCAAAAGCGAAAAACAGGACGGGTGACTAAGCAACAACAGCCTTTCATATATGAAGAAACATATGAAGAAATCAACGAAGTGCAGGAAGCaacatttacaaattataaCGATAAAGCTAATAGCTCTCAACAGACAGGAAAATACAACGAACTGGAAAACGTAAAACGAGATTCAATTATGTCATACAAGAACATTGACAATAAGTCAAAACGCCAATACATTGACGGTGGTATGATCGAGAAATGCGATGAATTAGGTTCGTCTTTGCTCAGTTACGATTCAAATGAAAGTTGTAACGCTTATTTAAAACCTATGAATAATACAGTTGAAAAGCACACAAATTTTAAGGTAATCGACACCAATGAAAAACCAGAAAACTTGAATGAGGATTGTCTGGTAAAGACTACTGAAGACGTAAAATTGTGTCCACATAACATAGAGGCATTGCATGatataaatattgatgaaaacgGACAAAGTTCCCGTGATCTTAGCGACAATACATACTTGGATGTTATAAATGAGAAGAATGTAGAGCACAACTATTCAGGTGAAAACCTTAAAGTTCATGACGAGATGAGTGACAATACATACTTAGATGTTATAGATGAATCTTCAGATAAAGATGCactggagagaaaaaaaaaatga